A window of the Buchnera aphidicola (Periphyllus koelreuteriae) genome harbors these coding sequences:
- the rho gene encoding transcription termination factor Rho — protein sequence MNLTALKNTSVSKLIILGENMGLENLARMRKQGIIFSILKQHSKSGENIFGDGVLEILQDGFGFLRSSDSSYLAGPDDIYVSPSQIRRFNLRTGDTISGKIRPPKVGERYFALLKVKKVNYDKPENSRNKILFENLTPSHANSRLRMERGNGSTEDLTARVLDLASPIGRGQRGLIVAPPKAGKTILLQNIAQSIAYNHPDCLLMVLLIDERPEEVTEMQKLVKGEVIASTFDEPASRHVQVAEMVIEKAKRLVEHKKDVIILLDSITRLARAYNTVVPSSGKVLTGGVDANALHRPKRFFGAARNVKEGGSLTIIATALVDTGSKMDEVIYEEFKGTGNMELPLSRKIAEKRVFPAIDYNRSGTRKEELLTSADELQKMWILRKIIHPMSEIDAMEFLINKLSMTKTNNEFFDMMKHS from the coding sequence ATGAATCTTACTGCACTTAAAAATACATCAGTTTCTAAATTAATCATACTTGGCGAAAATATGGGATTGGAAAATCTTGCTCGTATGAGAAAACAAGGTATTATTTTTTCTATTTTAAAACAACATTCAAAAAGCGGTGAAAATATTTTTGGAGATGGAGTTTTAGAAATATTACAAGATGGATTTGGATTTTTAAGATCTTCTGATAGTTCTTATTTAGCAGGTCCAGATGATATATATGTGTCTCCTAGTCAAATACGTCGTTTTAATTTAAGAACAGGAGATACAATTTCAGGAAAAATTCGACCTCCTAAAGTTGGAGAAAGATATTTTGCTTTATTAAAAGTAAAAAAAGTAAATTATGATAAACCAGAAAATTCAAGAAATAAAATTTTATTTGAAAATTTAACCCCTTCTCATGCTAATTCTCGTTTACGAATGGAAAGAGGGAATGGATCAACTGAAGATTTAACTGCTAGAGTATTAGATTTAGCTTCTCCAATTGGAAGAGGACAAAGAGGTTTAATTGTTGCTCCTCCAAAAGCAGGAAAAACTATTCTTTTACAAAATATTGCTCAAAGTATAGCTTATAATCATCCAGATTGTTTATTAATGGTTCTTTTAATTGATGAAAGACCAGAAGAAGTAACTGAAATGCAAAAATTAGTGAAAGGAGAAGTAATTGCATCTACTTTTGATGAACCAGCTTCTCGTCATGTTCAAGTTGCTGAAATGGTGATTGAAAAAGCTAAAAGGTTAGTAGAACATAAAAAAGATGTCATTATATTATTAGATTCAATTACTCGATTAGCTCGAGCTTATAACACAGTTGTTCCATCTTCTGGAAAAGTTTTAACAGGTGGTGTAGACGCAAATGCATTACATAGACCAAAACGTTTTTTTGGAGCTGCAAGAAATGTTAAAGAAGGTGGAAGTTTAACTATAATTGCTACTGCATTAGTTGATACAGGTTCAAAAATGGATGAAGTAATTTATGAAGAATTTAAAGGAACCGGTAATATGGAATTACCATTATCAAGAAAAATTGCAGAAAAACGAGTTTTTCCAGCTATTGATTATAATCGTTCTGGAACGAGAAAAGAAGAATTATTAACATCAGCAGATGAGTTACAAAAAATGTGGATTTTAAGAAAAATTATTCATCCAATGTCTGAAATTGATGCAATGGAATTTTTAATTAATAAGTTATCTATGACTAAAACGAATAATGAATTTTTTGATATG
- the trxA gene encoding thioredoxin has product MTKKIKNLTDENFKNYILNYKGNILVDFWASWCAPCQALSLILEDIYDDYKNKLKIFKLDIEKNSKTASNYSIQSVPTLILFKNNKIINKNIGFSTKEKLKLFLNKYIK; this is encoded by the coding sequence ATGACAAAAAAAATTAAAAATTTAACAGATGAAAATTTTAAAAATTATATATTAAATTATAAAGGTAATATTTTAGTAGATTTTTGGGCTTCTTGGTGTGCTCCATGTCAAGCATTATCTTTAATTTTAGAAGATATTTATGATGATTATAAAAATAAATTAAAAATTTTTAAATTAGATATTGAAAAAAATTCAAAAACTGCATCAAATTATTCAATTCAAAGTGTACCTACATTAATATTATTTAAAAATAATAAAATTATTAATAAAAATATAGGTTTTTCTACAAAAGAAAAGTTAAAATTGTTTTTGAATAAATATATTAAATAA